The proteins below come from a single Mya arenaria isolate MELC-2E11 chromosome 6, ASM2691426v1 genomic window:
- the LOC128236674 gene encoding uncharacterized protein LOC128236674: MSEGKGSGWAGPRSPAMSDDVIIETDESENPQNHHSRYLARNGNGWAGPRNLVTNDDVFIETDESERRQNPHARNLTGIGSDLADPRSLATNHDVINETDSENSQMHHIRNLSGNGSGLAGPRSLATNHDVISETYESENPQNNHARHLSGIGKDYAGPRSHAKNDDVVIETDVSENPQNNHGRYLSGIGSDYVGPSRLAKSNDVIIETDESENPQNNHARYLSGNGSDYAGSRSYAKSDDVIIETDESENPQTPQNALTSQFQLSNSRAVSRHKSDVFTKQAVSRTASAPSRAPSDVSTTRRSVSRNGSKVQETRREALQQQSDATPDEFLHSVAQPAEVRKRYKEIKAYSQKTLQRHGSTTSLYRMPKYTNAFKSSLEDIDESRAILICGAPGSGKTHLAYDLMQALLADNPDYDPIILPSTLELSVLRNAPSPVILLVDDCFGTCGSNRKYCNEIKKQLMILTTALEKRNIFIILTTNSHRLVDLQESEMLFVTELKCKMMDLSSNDNLLSSQEKQKMLTSWSNMYCLDLAFNSQDIRKLVECYSANIDEEEIGFPALCQLVGIGVPNFMFENPFGALDYYLTNLKERQPHTFACIVHVILSSPFYLNAVKKDAFKTVREFLHFPGISMKDSLNCVGHLKDKGILVEKPDSSLEISSRLVYLSTIKLMMHEDTNKCMHVLPVSAINAVKFQTHEMDPEEHTSAYQRVSCQLDLQITSAIIVNFSNRLESKCPSVFFEVASSKLWEHTEFFENVFRIYGYHLFFFEDSNKKPFSSYLVRTGNVEPIPSLLQNISKVHKSSLATVAPHLEATKLEACSIDYEEVIALLFRMVPDITKPMVRNAIEHDHTDLSIQLLQSAMDSGSSHIDSELLRTVCFHGNYDLLRFILGKMSERQIQTEIRKRDSSGMSLLHHAAVGGNVHLFSHLVKLGMDPHGKARNRKTVLHFCATYGNLDLFKYISSQYEHMLNEIEEHELHCAHLAAREGHKDILKSILDTGISIDLKAEGSNSITHFAAINGWTRIINMIILLDEQQIYKTNQKCFAASHLAAKFGHTDTLEFLIENGVDPFSKTIDKRTFAHISAFGSHRDTVQFLIHNYPECCLQIDADGNSVLHDAAAGGNVDVFNDIVAAGVDPLKPNEDGASVLHDACYYGKLEMVKFLCSRFPDMVHARTKLGLTPVFGAALGGFVEVLKYMDNKKASMDLKTEEDSTLLHEAAFMGRLECVQYLAQKYPALVNRQNLRSFMPCHFAAQEGHLDVLLFLLPRSPSEFPKTKEKQTVLHISAYNRMLHIVKYLCQKFPSLINNVDTDGAFAVHYAARGGSIECFDHIVEKGCSPYMKTTAKSTVLHLAAHDGNYDMVLHICQKYPKLIHDLDSTGHSPAHYAAGSGELPLLLNVLRYGVNPLIKSECGATLLMKAAWNGKIEVVKYLCNNYPELKEARDFLGCYCLHYAACGGHNKMIEFLLSEGLDTNMVSNEGHNILQVAIYHEKSETVQYLCEAYPELAAARDNVGKTAMDYARQIGNSELIRVLSTLDSKRFKQSVASEVFCCEDGCCSGFCEGLASIFCFCRK, encoded by the exons ATGTCTGAAG GAAAGGGAAGTGGCTGGGCAGGCCCGAGGAGCCCCGCCATGAGCGATGACGTCATAATCGAGACAGACGAGTCAGAGAACCCGCAAAACCATCATTCTCGATATCTCGCAAGAAACGGAAATGGCTGGGCAGGTCCGCGAAACCTTGTCACGAATGATGACGTCTTTATTGAGACGGACGAGTCGGAAAGACGTCAAAACCCTCATGCTCGAAATCTTACAGGAATCGGAAGTGACTTGGCAGACCCGAGAAGTCTCGCTACCAACCATGACGTCATCAACGAGACCGATTCAGAGAACTCGCAAATGCATCACATTCGAAATTTATCAGGAAACGGAAGTGGCTTGGCAGGCCCGAGGAGTCTCGCCACGAACCATGACGTCATAAGTGAGACATACGAGTCAGAGAACCCGCAAAACAATCACGCTCGACATCTATCAGGGATCGGAAAAGACTATGCAGGCCCGCGGAGCCATGCCAAGAACGATGACGTCGTTATCGAGACAGACGTGTCAGAGAACCCGCAAAACAATCACGGTCGATATCTATCAGGAATCGGAAGTGACTATGTAGGCCCGAGTAGACTTGCCAAGAGCAATGACGTCATAATCGAGACAGACGAGTCAGAGAACCCGCAAAACAACCATGCTCGATATCTATCTGGGAACGGAAGTGACTATGCAGGCTCGAGGAGCTATGCCAAGAGCGATGACGTCATAATCGAGACAGACGAGTCGGAAAACCCGCAAACCCCTCAAAACGCATTGACCTCACAATTTCAACTTTCAAACAGCAGAGCAGTTTCGAGGC ATAAATCGGACGTGTTTACCAAGCAGGCGGTGAGTCGAACTGCGAGTGCTCCTTCAAGAGCTCCCTCTGACGTTAGCACCACTAGACGTTCCGTCTCCAGAA ACGGCTCGAAGGTACAGGAGACGAGGCGGGAAGCGCTGCAACAACAATCAGATGCAACTCCAGACGAATTCTTACACT CTGTTGCTCAACCAGCAGAGGTGCGGAAGCGCTATAAAGAAATTAAAG CCTACTCCCAGAAGACACTACAACGACACGGATCCACGACCAGCCTGTACAGGATGCCCAAGTACACCAACGCTTTTAAATCCTCCCTCGAAGATATTGACGAGTCACGCGCCATTCTTATTTGCGGAGCACCAGGAAGCGGAAAAACTCACCTCGCTTACGATTTGATGCAAGCGCTACTTGCGGATAACCCGGACTATGATCCAATAATCTTACCATCAACTCTCGAGCTTTCTGTGCTTCGCAATGCCCCCTCTCCAGTCATACTGCTTGTAGATGATTGCTTTGGAACCTGTGGTTCTAACAGGAAGTATTGTAACGAGATCAAGAAGCAGCTGATGATTCTAACAACAGCATTAgagaaaagaaacatatttattatattgacGACAAACAGTCATCGCCTCGTTGATTTACAGGAATCAGAGATGTTGTTTGTCACAGAGTTGAAATGCAAAATGATGGATCTTAGTTCAAATGATAATTTACTTTCGAGTCAGGAAAAACAAAAGATGTTGACATCTTGGAGTAACATGTATTGTTTAGACCTTGCGTTTAACAGCCAAGACATCAGAAAGTTGGTAGAATGTTATTCAGCAAATATAGACGAAGAGGAAATAGGATTTCCGGCTTTATGTCAGTTAGTTGGAATTGGTGTaccaaattttatgtttgaaaatccTTTTGGCGCTTTGGATTATTATTTGACAAATCTTAAGGAACGGCAGCCTCATACATTTGCTTGTATAGTTCATGTTATTCTATCTAGTCCTTTTTACCTCAACGCAGTAAAGAAAGACGCGTTCAAAACAGTGCGGGAATTTCTGCATTTTCCTGGCATATCTATGAAGGACTCACTGAACTGTGTCGGTCACTTAAAGGACAAAGGAATACTTGTTGAAAAGCCAGATTCAAGTCTAGAAATATCATCTCGTCTTGTATATCTCTCTACAATTAAGCTGATGATGCATGAAGATACAAACAAGTGTATGCACGTATTGCCAGTGAGCGCAATTAATGCTGTGAAGTTCCAAACTCATGAGATGGACCCCGAAGAACATACCTCAGCGTACCAACGTGTGTCATGCCAGCttgatttacaaattacaagtGCTATAATAGTTAATTTTAGCAATCGGTTGGAATCAAAGTGTCCGTCGGTGTTCTTTGAAGTAGCGTCATCAAAACTTTGGGAGCACACAGAATTTTTCGAGAACGTGTTCAGAATATACGGTTACCacctttttttctttgaagATAGTAATAAAAAGCCGTTTTCGTCGTATTTGGTCCGTACAGGAAACGTTGAACCGATCCCATCTCTACTACAAAACATATCAAAGGTGCATAAATCTAGTCTTGCCACGGTAGCGCCTCATCTTGAAGCCACAAAGCTAGAGGCATGCTCCATCGATTACGAAGAGGTCATCGCGCTGTTGTTTCGAATGGTTCCAGACATCACAAAGCCTATGGTGAGGAATGCAATCGAACATGACCATACAGATCTGAGTATCCAGCTGTTGCAATCTGCCATGGATTCTGGGAGTTCACACATAGATTCAGAATTACTTCGCACAGTCTGTTTTCATGGTAACTATGATCTTCTGAGGTTCATACTTGGGAAAATGAGCGAAAGACAAATACAAACAGAGATTAGAAAAAGGGATTCGAGTGGGATGTCACTTCTACACCATGCAGCTGTTGGGGGAAATGTTCATCTTTTTTCGCATCTGGTGAAACTTGGCATGGACCCTCATGGCAAAGCTAGAAACAGAAAGACAGTTTTACACTTTTGTGCAACatatggcaaccttgacctctTTAAGTATATTTCTTCACAATACGAACATATGCTGAATGAAATTGAAGAACATGAACTTCACTGTGCTCATTTAGCTGCAAGAGAGGGTCATAAAGAcattttgaaaagcattttgGACACGGGTATCAGTATTGACTTAAAAGCCGAAGGCAGTAACTCGATCACACATTTTGCCGCAATTAACGGCTGGACGAGAATTATCAACATGATAATTTTGCTTGACgaacaacaaatatacaaaacaaaccaaaaatgTTTTGCTGCATCACATCTTGCTGCAAAATTTGGACATACCGACACACTCGAATTCCTCATAGAAAATGGGGTGGATCCATTCTCAAAAACTATTGACAAACGAACCTTTGCCCACATATCCGCGTTTGGGAGTCATCGTGATACAGTTCAATTTTTGATTCATAATTATCCTGAATGTTGCCTTCAAATAGACGCTGATGGTAATTCAGTGCTTCACGACGCTGCTGCCGGTGGAAATGTCGATGTTTTTAACGATATAGTTGCTGCAGGCGTTGATCCACTGAAACCCAATGAAGATGGTGCCTCAGTTCTTCACGATGCATGCTATTATGGGAAGTTAGAGATGGTAAAATTTCTGTGCTCACGATTTCCAGATATGGTTCACGCACGAACAAAACTAGGACTGACTCCCGTATTTGGAGCTGCACTCGGCGGATTCGTTGAAGTTCTTAAGTACATGGACAACAAAAAAGCCTCCATGGATTTAAAGACAGAAGAGGATAGTACTTTACTTCATGAAGCAGCCTTTATGGGAAGATTGGAATGCGTGCAATATTTGGCACAGAAATATCCAGCTTTGGTAAATCGCCAAAATTTGAGGTCATTCATGCCATGCCATTTTGCTGCTCAGGAAGGTCATCTTGATGTTCTCTTATTTCTGTTACCAAGGTCACCGTCAGAATTTCCgaaaacgaaagaaaaacaaacgGTGTTGCACATTTCTGCATATAACAGAATGCTTCACATTGTCAAATACCTTTGCCAGAAGTTCCCTAGTTTAATTAACAATGTAGACACAGACGGAGCGTTCGCTGTTCACTATGCAGCAAGGGGAGGATCAATTGAGTGTTTTGATCATATTGTCGAAAAAGGATGTAGTCCTTATATGAAAACCACAGCAAAGAGCACAGTTCTTCATTTAGCAGCACATGATGGAAACTACGACATGGTTCTTCATATATGCCAAAAGTACCCCAAACTGATCCATGATCTTGATTCCACTGGCCACAGTCCAGCCCATTACGCAGCTGGCAGTGGCGAACTGCCGTTGCTTCTAAATGTTTTAAGGTACGGCGTTAATCCACTGATCAAGTCCGAATGTGGGGCAACGTTACTCATGAAAGCAGCTTGGAACGGGAAGATTGAAGTAGTGAAATACCTATGCAATAATTATCCCGAACTGAAGGAAGCAAGGGACTTTCTTGGATGCTACTGCCTACACTACGCAGCTTGCGGAGGCCATAATAAGATGATCGAGTTTCTGTTATCTGAAGGTCTGGACACGAATATGGTGTCAAATGAGGGACACAATATACTCCAAGTTGCAATTTACCATGAAAAAAGTGAAACTGTTCAGTATCTTTGTGAAGCATATCCTGAACTAGCTGCAGCGAGAGACAATGTCGGAAAAACTGCAATGGACTACGCAAGGCAAATAGGAAACAGCGAACTGATTCGTGTGCTGAGCACACTTGATTCTAAAAGATTCAAGCAAAGTGTTGCTTCTGAAGTATTTTGCTGTGAAGACGGTTGTTGCAGTGGGTTTTGTGAAGGTCTGGCgtctatattttgtttctgtagAAAATGA